From Pseudomonadota bacterium, one genomic window encodes:
- a CDS encoding hydantoinase B/oxoprolinase family protein, which yields MTAKLIESTPQPFSRIDIDPITLDIIENALRNARYEMDAVLFRTAMSPGIREQHDEFPMIANVDGKMVVGQFGSFIYGFLEGFDGTVEEGDIFLTTDPYSCNGAVSHANDWLVLLPIFKDGRLLAWSAMFGHMTDVGGKVPGSLPTDATNIFEEGIIVPPIKIYKKGELQEDILNLILHNCRLPHWNLSDFNAIVAACRTAEKRCIEIADRFGDDVFYSAMDELLARNRRAMRQLIMNTVPEEKQYFEDYVCDDGVGMGPYKIACTMWREGEKVHFDFTGTDPQSIGSINFLLNEEMFKMFCGVYMIMVFDPQIMFNDGFYDLMEVHIPDGTLLKPRKPAALSCRTHALGRIFDVLGGLLGQGNPDFLCAAGFSDSPHFMYSGYDKNGEWYQLYQIGFGGIPGKPFGDGPDGHSLWPSFTNVPNEFLEAYFPLRIEIYETVTDSGGAGTHRGGNAIRVGYRFLEPGQISIHDDRWLTYPWGVNGGLPGKRSQKILQRKDGTEQILPSKCDRIKVEVDDLLLYETWGGGGWGDPFKRPVEKVEFDVRAGLVSVAGAKRYGVVISDRYEVDQKATSVLRKKMTADRGDTSLFDRGGTIEELKERCLAETGLEPPKKPEFQKWVTIGQR from the coding sequence ATGACCGCCAAACTAATCGAAAGCACTCCGCAGCCTTTTAGCAGGATTGATATTGACCCGATCACGCTGGACATTATTGAGAATGCCCTGCGTAACGCGAGATACGAGATGGACGCCGTTTTGTTTCGTACGGCGATGTCACCCGGTATTCGTGAGCAGCATGACGAATTTCCCATGATCGCCAACGTCGACGGGAAAATGGTTGTCGGCCAGTTCGGTTCTTTTATATACGGCTTCCTCGAAGGTTTCGACGGGACGGTGGAAGAGGGAGATATTTTTCTGACCACCGACCCTTATTCGTGCAATGGCGCGGTCAGTCATGCCAACGACTGGTTGGTGTTGCTGCCTATATTCAAGGATGGTCGCCTGTTGGCATGGTCGGCGATGTTTGGTCATATGACGGATGTGGGTGGAAAAGTGCCGGGCAGTTTGCCAACTGACGCGACCAATATTTTTGAAGAGGGAATCATCGTTCCACCGATAAAAATCTATAAGAAAGGTGAGTTGCAGGAGGATATTCTCAATCTGATCCTGCATAACTGCCGGTTACCACATTGGAATCTCAGTGACTTCAATGCGATCGTTGCGGCTTGCCGTACGGCGGAAAAACGCTGCATCGAAATCGCGGACCGTTTTGGCGACGATGTTTTTTATTCGGCGATGGATGAACTGCTTGCGCGAAACCGCCGGGCGATGCGTCAGTTGATCATGAATACGGTGCCCGAGGAGAAGCAGTATTTCGAAGACTATGTCTGCGACGATGGCGTCGGCATGGGGCCGTACAAAATCGCCTGCACGATGTGGCGCGAAGGTGAGAAAGTCCATTTTGATTTCACGGGTACCGACCCACAGTCTATAGGTTCGATCAATTTCCTGTTAAACGAGGAAATGTTCAAAATGTTCTGCGGCGTGTACATGATCATGGTGTTTGATCCGCAGATCATGTTTAACGACGGTTTCTATGACCTGATGGAAGTCCATATTCCAGACGGCACATTGTTGAAGCCTCGCAAACCGGCGGCTCTTTCTTGCCGTACCCACGCGCTCGGACGGATTTTCGATGTTTTGGGCGGGTTGCTGGGCCAGGGCAATCCGGATTTTCTGTGCGCCGCAGGATTCTCTGACAGCCCCCATTTTATGTACTCGGGGTATGACAAGAATGGTGAGTGGTATCAGCTTTACCAGATCGGCTTTGGCGGTATCCCGGGCAAACCGTTCGGTGACGGGCCGGATGGACACTCGTTGTGGCCGAGTTTTACCAATGTTCCAAACGAATTTCTCGAGGCATATTTTCCTTTGCGCATCGAGATATATGAAACAGTGACCGATTCCGGTGGTGCTGGCACTCACAGAGGCGGCAACGCTATCCGGGTCGGCTACAGGTTCCTGGAGCCCGGTCAGATTTCAATCCATGACGACCGTTGGTTGACTTACCCGTGGGGAGTGAATGGCGGATTGCCGGGCAAGCGAAGTCAGAAAATTCTTCAACGTAAGGATGGGACCGAACAAATACTTCCATCGAAGTGTGATCGGATCAAAGTTGAGGTTGATGATTTGCTGCTATATGAAACCTGGGGCGGAGGAGGCTGGGGCGACCCATTCAAACGCCCGGTCGAAAAGGTCGAGTTTGATGTTCGTGCCGGCCTGGTCAGTGTTGCGGGGGCTAAAAGATATGGTGTTGTCATCAGTGATCGATATGAGGTGGATCAGAAGGCCACCTCCGTATTGCGCAAGAAAATGACGGCGGACCGTGGTGACACGAGCTTGTTCGATCGCGGTGGAACGATCGAAGAGTTGAAAGAACGATGTCTTGCAGAAACGGGTCTGGAGCCGCCGAAGAAGCCGGAGTTCCAGAAATGGGTAACTATCGGCCAAAGATGA
- a CDS encoding GntR family transcriptional regulator has translation MKAAEKVYNDLRAGIIEALYPPGARITEKEIAAASGVSRTPVREAMRRLQAEGLLEFVPHQGAFVKTWSDADAEEIFELRVLLEPFAARRAASNATEDEIAQMKSAAKAQYAEGRGRAHGYLERITDLNDQFHKLLYVAARSERLKSVLGALKDAPLVFETFRDYTDEDLQRSARHHLEIVRAIEARDGDWAASVMRAHVQAARFTLQSTKQSHSQPSLKQA, from the coding sequence GTGAAAGCTGCAGAAAAAGTCTATAACGATCTGCGCGCCGGAATTATCGAGGCGCTGTATCCCCCGGGTGCGCGTATTACGGAGAAAGAAATTGCCGCGGCATCGGGTGTCAGTCGAACACCTGTCCGCGAGGCCATGAGGAGACTGCAAGCAGAAGGGCTGCTGGAGTTTGTGCCCCACCAGGGAGCCTTTGTCAAAACCTGGAGCGACGCGGACGCCGAGGAAATCTTCGAACTGCGGGTGCTTCTTGAACCCTTCGCAGCGCGCCGTGCGGCCAGCAATGCAACTGAGGATGAGATTGCGCAAATGAAATCTGCGGCTAAGGCGCAGTATGCTGAAGGCCGTGGCAGGGCGCATGGCTATCTGGAAAGAATCACGGATCTGAATGACCAGTTTCATAAATTGCTTTATGTCGCTGCGCGCAGCGAGCGCCTGAAATCAGTTCTTGGTGCGCTAAAAGACGCCCCTCTGGTATTCGAGACCTTCAGAGATTACACAGACGAAGATTTGCAGCGGAGTGCCCGGCATCATCTGGAAATCGTTCGGGCGATTGAGGCGCGCGATGGTGACTGGGCGGCATCCGTCATGCGCGCGCATGTGCAGGCTGCCAGGTTCACGCTGCAGTCGACGAAACAATCGCACTCGCAGCCGTCGTTGAAGCAGGCCTGA